The proteins below come from a single Vitreimonas flagellata genomic window:
- a CDS encoding class I SAM-dependent methyltransferase, producing MRHLLLAAAAALALSACGQPTSEAPVAPPAAVEVSPDAANIVAAVADARRPAADRDRDASRRPAEMLAFARIEPGDRVADIFPGGGYFTRLFAVAVGDEGRVYPTIRPDGVAGEYETPVLAVAAEYPNAVMARTPYDALAYPEPLDVVFTAQNYHDMALTAYALGDRAAMNASAFAALKPGGLYVVIDHSAVDGSPVATDAETTTHRIDQATVRREVEAAGFVFDGESDVLRNPADARTASVFDPTIRGRTDQFVMRFRKPE from the coding sequence ATGAGACATTTGCTTTTGGCCGCTGCGGCGGCGTTGGCGTTGAGCGCTTGCGGGCAGCCGACGAGCGAGGCGCCGGTCGCGCCGCCGGCTGCGGTCGAGGTGTCGCCCGATGCGGCGAATATCGTAGCGGCGGTGGCTGATGCGCGCCGACCGGCTGCCGATCGCGACCGTGACGCCAGTCGACGCCCCGCTGAAATGCTGGCATTCGCGCGCATTGAGCCGGGCGATCGCGTCGCGGACATTTTTCCGGGCGGCGGCTATTTCACACGGCTTTTCGCAGTGGCCGTTGGCGACGAAGGCCGCGTCTATCCGACGATCCGACCCGATGGCGTCGCGGGCGAGTATGAAACGCCGGTCTTGGCCGTTGCGGCGGAATATCCGAACGCGGTGATGGCGCGCACACCGTACGACGCGCTCGCCTATCCTGAGCCGCTCGACGTCGTGTTCACGGCGCAGAATTACCACGACATGGCGCTGACGGCGTACGCACTGGGCGATCGCGCGGCGATGAACGCGTCAGCGTTCGCGGCGCTGAAGCCCGGCGGCCTTTACGTGGTCATCGATCACTCCGCCGTGGATGGCTCGCCGGTGGCGACGGATGCGGAAACAACCACGCACCGCATTGATCAAGCGACCGTGCGTCGCGAAGTGGAAGCGGCGGGCTTTGTGTTCGACGGCGAAAGCGATGTGCTGCGCAATCCCGCCGACGCACGAACCGCAAGCGTGTTCGATCCCACGATCCGTGGCCGCACGGATCAGTTTGTGATGCGGTTTCGGAAGCCGGAATAA
- the nudC gene encoding NAD(+) diphosphatase codes for MLLPHNPNAFTRSPLDRAGHHRRDKAWLEAALAAPETQLVPFYRHQPFVMEEGGVVGPGWLNGAARTRIAPADATLLFLGLDPKGAAHFALDIPDPAPLGDLGRFEDLRGLGPRLSREDLAILGPAKSIFEWHARNGYCANCATPTLIVEAGWRRDCPSCSGEHYPRLDPVCIMVATFGEHVFLGRQRAWPKGMYSALAGFIEPGEAIEEAVARETLEEAGLKVREVRMHSTQPWPFPHSLMIGVLCEVEDDRETVDTTELESGRWFTREEAKLLIAGKHPDSWAPPPFAIAHQLLKTWSEE; via the coding sequence ATGTTGCTGCCGCATAACCCGAACGCGTTTACCCGTTCGCCGCTCGATCGCGCCGGTCATCACCGGCGCGATAAGGCGTGGCTGGAGGCAGCCCTCGCCGCGCCGGAGACGCAGCTCGTGCCCTTCTATCGGCACCAGCCGTTCGTCATGGAAGAAGGCGGCGTGGTGGGGCCTGGTTGGCTGAATGGCGCGGCGCGCACGCGGATTGCGCCGGCGGACGCGACTTTGCTGTTTCTAGGCTTAGATCCCAAAGGCGCCGCGCATTTTGCGCTCGATATCCCCGATCCGGCGCCTCTGGGCGATCTTGGCCGCTTCGAAGATTTGCGCGGGCTTGGGCCGCGTTTGTCGCGGGAGGATCTGGCGATCCTGGGGCCTGCAAAATCGATTTTCGAATGGCACGCGCGCAATGGCTATTGCGCCAATTGCGCAACGCCGACTTTGATCGTGGAAGCAGGCTGGCGACGCGATTGCCCGTCCTGCAGTGGCGAGCATTATCCGCGTCTTGATCCGGTCTGCATCATGGTCGCGACGTTCGGCGAGCACGTGTTTCTCGGCCGCCAACGCGCTTGGCCGAAGGGCATGTATTCCGCGCTTGCGGGTTTCATCGAGCCCGGTGAAGCGATCGAGGAAGCCGTCGCGCGCGAGACGTTGGAAGAAGCGGGATTGAAGGTCCGTGAAGTGCGCATGCATTCGACGCAGCCCTGGCCATTTCCGCATTCGTTGATGATCGGGGTGCTCTGCGAAGTCGAAGACGATCGCGAGACGGTGGACACGACCGAACTCGAAAGCGGCCGTTGGTTCACGCGCGAAGAAGCCAAGCTTCTCATCGCCGGCAAACATCCCGATTCCTGGGCGCCGCCGCCGTTCGCGATCGCGCATCAGCTGCTGAAGACGTGGAGCGAAGAATAA
- the arfB gene encoding alternative ribosome rescue aminoacyl-tRNA hydrolase ArfB, with protein MIPVTASLALDERDLEERFIRASGPGGQNVNKVSTAVELRFNLNGHTELPEDVRARLERLAGRRLTLEGEIVIRADEHRTQDRNRSEALARLVDLVERATHRPKPRVKTKVPRAVKQKRLDGKSRRSDVKSKRGRVRDHD; from the coding sequence ATGATTCCTGTCACCGCCTCCCTCGCTCTGGACGAGCGCGACCTCGAAGAGCGCTTCATCCGCGCCTCGGGCCCTGGCGGCCAGAACGTCAACAAGGTGTCGACGGCGGTTGAGCTGCGTTTCAATCTCAACGGTCACACCGAGTTACCGGAAGACGTACGCGCGCGGCTGGAACGTCTTGCGGGGCGGCGGCTCACACTCGAAGGCGAGATCGTCATCCGCGCCGACGAGCACCGCACGCAAGACCGCAATCGCAGCGAAGCTTTAGCGCGGCTGGTCGATCTCGTGGAGCGCGCCACACACCGGCCTAAGCCCCGCGTGAAAACCAAAGTACCGCGCGCCGTCAAACAAAAGCGCCTCGACGGGAAGTCGAGGCGCTCTGACGTCAAATCAAAACGTGGTCGCGTCCGCGACCACGACTGA
- a CDS encoding helix-turn-helix domain-containing protein produces MQQAQSFGDHLRTWRQRRRMSQLDLASEAGISTRHLSFVETGRATPSREMVLQLAEHLELPLREQNALLVAAGFAPRFGERKLDDPDFDAIRAAMNMVLKAHEPNPTLAIDRCWTLVAANNAAMKLMSGIAPALLAPPANVLRASLHPDGLASRILNLGEWRAHIFARLERQVEVTADPELTELLAELRTYPASGAHTPPLREAAPVITPLKLKTDAGVLSMFGVTTLFGMPQDVTLDELAIETFFPADPASAEILAAITR; encoded by the coding sequence ATGCAGCAAGCCCAATCCTTCGGTGATCACCTTCGCACCTGGCGTCAGCGTCGCCGTATGAGCCAGCTCGATCTGGCCAGCGAGGCCGGTATTTCCACGAGGCATTTGAGCTTTGTCGAAACCGGCCGCGCCACGCCCTCACGTGAGATGGTGCTGCAATTGGCCGAGCATCTGGAACTGCCGCTGCGCGAGCAGAACGCGCTGCTGGTGGCCGCCGGCTTTGCGCCGCGCTTTGGCGAACGCAAGCTCGACGATCCGGATTTCGACGCCATACGCGCCGCGATGAACATGGTTCTGAAGGCGCACGAGCCCAATCCGACGCTCGCGATCGACCGCTGCTGGACTCTCGTCGCCGCCAATAACGCCGCCATGAAGCTTATGAGCGGCATCGCGCCGGCTTTGCTAGCCCCGCCAGCCAATGTGCTGCGCGCGAGCTTGCATCCGGATGGGCTCGCGTCGCGCATCCTCAATCTTGGCGAATGGCGCGCGCATATTTTCGCGCGGCTGGAGCGGCAGGTTGAGGTGACGGCCGATCCGGAGCTGACGGAATTGCTCGCCGAATTGCGGACCTACCCGGCCAGCGGCGCGCATACGCCGCCGCTGCGCGAAGCCGCGCCCGTCATCACGCCGCTGAAGCTGAAGACCGATGCCGGCGTGCTCTCGATGTTTGGCGTGACGACCCTGTTCGGCATGCCCCAGGACGTGACCCTCGACGAGCTCGCGATCGAGACGTTTTTTCCAGCCGATCCGGCAAGTGCGGAAATCTTGGCGGCGATCACTCGCTAG
- a CDS encoding DNA recombination protein RmuC encodes MTESLLLLLALAAIGAAAFFAYRSAKAQESAAAAKARFEGVDMIRAERDRAVAECETLRAEASRLGAELAAEKAGAAARAAAAEEQAKKVEQQFVALATQALEANRQSFMALANETFEKHKAASATGVKEVLAPAQETLTKLAGSVEALEKARLQDKSAMSEQVKQIVDAVGSTNKTTTQLLSALKASPKMRGRWGEQTLRNVLELSGLAPNVDFTEQVSTTDGEGSRLRPDVVINLPGGRCIVVDSKVALSGYMEAMEATDDLSRQASLKKHAAELKAHVKSLSSKDYWKHVPATADFVVLFVPGENFLAAAAEQDANLFDDAFASKVIITTPSTMVALAKSVAYGWRQEQSAKNAQEIADLGRELYRRMAVMTDHMSKVGDAIGKTVTTYNGLLSSVESRVLPQARKFKELGAGDAGVDIAQPAQIEVAPRIPAPPEQLELMPPPQTAKRGR; translated from the coding sequence ATGACCGAATCGCTCCTGCTTCTCCTCGCCCTGGCCGCCATCGGGGCGGCCGCCTTCTTCGCCTATCGCTCTGCAAAGGCTCAGGAATCTGCCGCAGCCGCGAAGGCGCGCTTTGAGGGGGTGGACATGATCCGGGCCGAGCGCGACCGCGCCGTGGCCGAGTGCGAGACGCTGCGGGCTGAGGCGAGCCGCCTGGGCGCGGAACTGGCGGCCGAGAAGGCGGGGGCGGCGGCGCGTGCGGCGGCGGCTGAGGAGCAGGCCAAGAAGGTCGAGCAACAATTCGTGGCGCTGGCGACGCAGGCTTTGGAGGCTAATCGGCAAAGCTTCATGGCGCTCGCGAATGAGACGTTCGAAAAGCACAAGGCCGCTTCCGCGACGGGTGTGAAAGAGGTCCTGGCGCCGGCACAGGAGACGCTGACGAAGCTCGCGGGCTCTGTGGAGGCGCTTGAGAAAGCGCGGCTGCAGGACAAGTCGGCGATGAGCGAGCAGGTGAAGCAGATCGTCGATGCGGTCGGCTCCACCAACAAGACGACGACGCAATTGCTCTCTGCGTTGAAAGCGTCGCCGAAGATGCGCGGCCGCTGGGGCGAGCAGACGTTGCGCAACGTGCTTGAGCTTTCCGGCCTCGCGCCGAATGTGGACTTTACCGAGCAGGTGAGCACGACGGATGGCGAAGGTTCGCGTCTGCGCCCCGACGTTGTGATCAATCTGCCGGGCGGGCGCTGCATCGTCGTGGATTCGAAGGTCGCGCTCTCGGGCTACATGGAGGCGATGGAAGCGACAGATGATCTTTCGCGCCAAGCCAGCTTGAAGAAGCACGCGGCCGAGTTGAAGGCGCACGTGAAAAGCCTATCGTCCAAGGATTATTGGAAGCACGTGCCAGCGACCGCGGATTTCGTGGTGCTGTTTGTGCCGGGCGAGAACTTCCTCGCGGCCGCCGCAGAGCAAGACGCGAATTTGTTCGATGATGCGTTCGCGTCGAAAGTCATCATCACCACGCCGAGCACGATGGTGGCGTTGGCAAAGTCCGTCGCCTATGGCTGGCGCCAAGAGCAGAGCGCCAAGAACGCGCAAGAGATCGCCGATCTCGGCCGCGAACTCTATCGCCGCATGGCGGTAATGACCGATCACATGAGCAAAGTTGGCGACGCGATCGGTAAAACGGTGACGACCTACAACGGCTTGCTCAGCTCGGTCGAAAGCCGCGTGCTGCCGCAGGCGCGTAAGTTCAAGGAATTGGGCGCGGGCGATGCGGGCGTCGACATCGCCCAGCCTGCGCAGATCGAAGTCGCACCGCGTATCCCAGCGCCGCCGGAACAGCTGGAATTGATGCCGCCGCCGCAAACGGCGAAGCGCGGGCGCTAA
- the phaR gene encoding polyhydroxyalkanoate synthesis repressor PhaR gives MADANGPTAGEAGGEAQGEVVVIKKYANRRLYNTAASSYVTLDHLSEMVREGVDFVVLDAKSGDDITRSVLTQIIFEQESKGQNLLPVQFLRRLIRFYGDQMQGFLPPYLEMSMESFSKGQDQLRENFSRTFGATTPMAAFEEQAQRNMAMFQQAMKMWAPFAVPGATYTGGGIPGMPKPPSADDEDSDQQVAELRKQMEAMQKQLDAMSRKS, from the coding sequence GTGGCGGATGCAAACGGTCCAACGGCGGGGGAGGCCGGCGGCGAAGCTCAAGGTGAGGTCGTCGTTATCAAGAAGTACGCAAATCGGCGGCTCTACAATACCGCCGCATCGAGCTACGTGACGCTCGATCATTTGTCGGAAATGGTGCGCGAGGGCGTGGACTTCGTCGTGCTCGACGCAAAGAGCGGCGACGACATCACGCGCTCGGTGCTGACGCAGATCATTTTCGAACAGGAGAGCAAGGGGCAAAACCTTTTGCCGGTGCAGTTCCTGCGCCGCTTGATCCGCTTCTACGGCGATCAGATGCAAGGTTTCCTGCCGCCCTATCTCGAAATGAGCATGGAGAGCTTCTCCAAGGGCCAAGATCAATTGCGCGAGAATTTCTCACGCACGTTTGGCGCAACGACGCCGATGGCCGCGTTCGAGGAGCAAGCCCAACGCAACATGGCGATGTTCCAGCAAGCCATGAAAATGTGGGCGCCGTTCGCGGTGCCAGGCGCGACATATACGGGCGGCGGCATCCCCGGCATGCCAAAACCGCCGAGCGCTGACGACGAAGACAGCGATCAGCAAGTCGCCGAATTGCGTAAGCAAATGGAAGCGATGCAAAAACAGCTCGACGCGATGTCGCGCAAAAGCTGA
- a CDS encoding cob(I)yrinic acid a,c-diamide adenosyltransferase codes for MVRLDKIVTKAGDGGKTRLVTGEPVSKASARVAAYGAVDEVNSAIGVARLHTNAKPTLDAILERVQNDLFDLGADLATPHAPDLKFEPLRIQPSQVDRLEAEVDQLNEQLEPLTSFILPGGSPAAAHLHLARAIARRAERDIVALADVEEISPDAIKFMNRLSDLLFVAARYANDQGKADLLWKPGANR; via the coding sequence ATGGTCAGACTAGATAAAATCGTCACCAAGGCTGGCGACGGCGGCAAGACCCGCCTCGTCACCGGCGAGCCCGTTTCCAAAGCCAGCGCCCGCGTTGCAGCTTACGGCGCGGTGGACGAAGTGAATTCCGCCATAGGCGTCGCGCGCCTGCATACGAACGCCAAGCCCACGCTCGATGCGATCCTGGAGCGCGTGCAGAACGATCTCTTCGATCTCGGGGCCGACCTCGCCACACCGCATGCGCCCGATCTCAAATTCGAGCCGCTGCGCATTCAACCCAGCCAAGTCGATCGCCTTGAAGCGGAAGTCGATCAACTCAACGAACAGCTGGAGCCGCTGACCTCGTTCATCCTGCCGGGCGGCTCACCTGCGGCCGCGCACCTGCACCTCGCTCGCGCCATCGCCCGCCGCGCCGAACGCGACATTGTCGCCCTCGCTGACGTTGAAGAGATTTCGCCGGACGCGATCAAATTCATGAACCGGCTGTCGGATTTGCTCTTCGTCGCCGCGCGCTACGCCAACGACCAAGGCAAAGCGGATCTGCTCTGGAAACCCGGCGCGAACCGCTGA
- a CDS encoding class I SAM-dependent methyltransferase has protein sequence MRKLLAGLGFAAVLAACAGGAVPGLMMSMPAEVTAASPHIVAALGDPRRPEADRERDALRHPAEILAFIGVRDGMRIADIGPGGGYYTRLFSVAVGESGRVYGVDRPGAAERPRPLAAIAPLYPNVTHLTAGYQGWTIDEPLDAIFISQIYHDFYLPQLSIDVPRLNREMFAALKPGGVLVIIDHAASAGSDISVTSTLHRIAQEQVVADLTAAGFVLDQESQVLRNPADDHALRVFEGDIRGRTDQFVLRFRRPA, from the coding sequence ATGCGGAAATTGTTGGCAGGGCTTGGGTTTGCGGCGGTTCTGGCCGCGTGCGCCGGTGGCGCTGTGCCGGGGCTGATGATGTCCATGCCGGCTGAAGTGACGGCCGCGTCTCCGCATATCGTGGCGGCCTTAGGCGATCCGCGCCGCCCTGAAGCCGATCGCGAGCGCGATGCGCTGCGCCATCCGGCGGAGATTTTGGCGTTCATAGGCGTGCGCGACGGTATGCGCATCGCTGATATTGGCCCCGGCGGCGGCTATTACACGCGGCTCTTCTCCGTCGCGGTCGGCGAGAGCGGGCGCGTCTATGGCGTGGATCGTCCTGGCGCGGCGGAGCGCCCGCGTCCGCTCGCTGCTATTGCGCCGCTCTATCCGAATGTCACGCATCTGACGGCGGGTTATCAGGGCTGGACGATCGATGAGCCGCTCGACGCGATTTTCATTTCGCAAATTTATCACGATTTCTACCTCCCGCAGCTGAGCATCGACGTGCCGCGCTTGAATCGTGAAATGTTCGCCGCGTTGAAGCCGGGCGGTGTGCTTGTGATCATCGATCACGCGGCGTCGGCGGGCAGCGACATCTCCGTCACGAGCACCCTGCATCGTATCGCACAAGAGCAAGTCGTCGCCGATCTCACGGCGGCGGGCTTCGTGCTTGATCAAGAGAGCCAAGTCCTGCGCAATCCAGCGGACGATCATGCGCTACGCGTGTTCGAAGGCGATATTCGCGGTCGGACGGATCAGTTCGTGCTGCGCTTCCGTCGGCCCGCTTGA
- a CDS encoding twin transmembrane helix small protein: protein MNAIEYLIPVALVVVFGVLCFGIYAMFRGGDFGRSWSNKAMRMRVVAQFVAILILVAAMWAKQHYG from the coding sequence ATGAACGCGATCGAATATTTGATCCCTGTCGCCCTGGTGGTCGTCTTCGGCGTCCTCTGCTTTGGCATCTACGCCATGTTCCGCGGCGGCGATTTTGGCCGCTCCTGGTCGAACAAGGCGATGCGCATGCGCGTGGTCGCGCAATTCGTCGCCATTCTGATCCTGGTTGCGGCCATGTGGGCAAAGCAGCATTACGGGTAA
- a CDS encoding VOC family protein, with translation MRGGIHHIDLTVRDAHASRAFYESVLRFMGYRLADAHPNGYDFDCRDGDTFWSIGILSARGAHADRVHDRYSAGLHHIAWNAASREDVDAMHAHLQSIGANITDPPADYPKYGPGYYAVFFTDPDGLKLEYVFKP, from the coding sequence ATGCGCGGTGGCATTCATCACATTGATCTTACTGTGAGAGACGCGCACGCCTCGCGTGCGTTCTACGAAAGCGTGCTTCGCTTCATGGGCTATCGCCTCGCCGACGCGCATCCCAACGGCTACGATTTCGATTGCCGCGATGGCGATACATTCTGGTCCATCGGCATCTTGAGCGCGCGCGGCGCACACGCGGATCGCGTTCATGATCGCTATAGCGCGGGCCTGCATCACATCGCCTGGAACGCCGCGAGCCGCGAAGATGTCGATGCGATGCACGCGCACCTTCAGAGCATCGGCGCCAACATCACCGATCCGCCCGCCGATTATCCGAAATACGGCCCCGGCTATTACGCCGTATTCTTCACCGACCCCGACGGCCTGAAGCTCGAATACGTCTTCAAGCCGTGA
- a CDS encoding cation diffusion facilitator family transporter, translating to MHGHHGHAHDHHHDHAHHHPEPSDKRYTIAIALNLGFVIVEAAAGFFANSTALLSDAAHNLSDVLGLALAGGGAWLAQRQAGEQRTYGYSKATVLAALANALVLVIACGGILWEATSRFFRPEETQPIFVMTVAAIGVFINGATAMLFLAGRKEDVNVRGAYLHMLADAGVSAAVIVAGAAIWFSGFNWIDPAISVLVVLLILWGAWGLLRESLDLALDAAPAHINVSEVRDFLAGQAGVTAVHDLHIWAMAATKPALTAHLVRPEGGDDAFLSQLADTISKRFGIKHVTIQIERAQRDDCVDCH from the coding sequence ATGCACGGGCATCACGGTCACGCTCACGATCATCATCACGATCACGCGCATCACCATCCCGAGCCTTCCGACAAACGTTATACAATCGCCATCGCGCTGAACCTCGGCTTCGTCATCGTCGAAGCGGCGGCAGGCTTCTTTGCGAATTCCACGGCGTTGCTCTCGGACGCCGCGCACAATCTGTCCGACGTGCTGGGTTTGGCGCTCGCCGGCGGCGGCGCTTGGCTGGCGCAACGCCAAGCGGGCGAACAGCGCACTTATGGCTATTCAAAAGCAACCGTGCTGGCCGCACTCGCTAACGCACTTGTGCTCGTCATCGCCTGCGGCGGCATTCTCTGGGAAGCGACCTCGCGCTTCTTCCGACCGGAAGAGACGCAGCCGATTTTCGTGATGACGGTTGCAGCGATTGGCGTGTTCATCAATGGCGCGACCGCAATGCTCTTCCTCGCCGGCCGCAAGGAAGACGTGAACGTGCGCGGCGCGTATCTGCATATGCTGGCGGATGCGGGCGTCTCCGCCGCCGTCATCGTGGCGGGCGCCGCGATCTGGTTCAGCGGATTTAACTGGATCGACCCGGCCATTTCAGTGCTCGTCGTGCTCCTGATCCTTTGGGGCGCCTGGGGCCTGCTGCGTGAATCGCTCGATCTCGCGCTTGATGCGGCGCCAGCGCACATCAATGTTTCAGAGGTGCGAGACTTCCTCGCCGGGCAAGCCGGCGTCACCGCCGTGCACGATCTGCACATTTGGGCGATGGCAGCGACCAAGCCTGCGTTGACGGCGCATCTCGTTCGCCCCGAGGGCGGCGACGATGCGTTCTTGAGCCAGCTCGCCGATACGATCAGCAAACGCTTCGGTATCAAGCACGTCACGATCCAAATCGAACGCGCCCAGCGCGACGATTGCGTGGATTGCCACTAA
- a CDS encoding FAD-dependent oxidoreductase: MHTRRKVLALGGAGLASSCAAARGFSEGLARDLGRAPPHRAVLPPVHVSEERIIRIDVGLRPYRPSGFRVERVPFGDKIVVHNYGHGGGGITLSWGTAKLAVDLGYDPAKPDCAVLGCGAVGLATARLLQERGAKVRIYARELSPNTTSNVAGAQWWPASVYDWRVATPEYLAQHFQAAQFAFRRYQSLVGDAYGVSWERNYNLSDEPITRYPARENDAMRALVVNQRDLEPREHNFPKRYVRQFDTMMIETPLYLRRVEADVRMAGAEIVVGGFENVAQIQALPERTIFNCTGLGAGALFGDAEITPVRGQLVILLPQPEIDYNTIAQEGYMFGRRDGIVLGGTYDRGEWSLEPDPQAIAGIISGHKSIFGAMRA, encoded by the coding sequence ATGCATACACGGCGTAAGGTTTTGGCGTTGGGCGGCGCGGGGCTTGCGAGTTCGTGCGCGGCCGCACGTGGATTTAGCGAAGGGTTAGCGCGCGATCTTGGGCGTGCGCCGCCGCATCGCGCTGTGCTGCCGCCGGTGCATGTCTCGGAGGAGCGGATCATCCGTATTGACGTTGGCTTGCGGCCGTATCGGCCGAGCGGATTTCGCGTCGAACGCGTGCCGTTCGGCGACAAGATTGTCGTACACAATTACGGGCACGGCGGCGGCGGCATCACGTTGTCTTGGGGTACGGCCAAGCTCGCGGTGGACCTTGGCTACGATCCGGCAAAACCCGATTGCGCTGTGCTTGGTTGCGGCGCTGTTGGCCTAGCGACGGCGCGACTATTGCAGGAGCGCGGCGCTAAAGTTCGCATCTATGCACGCGAACTTTCGCCGAACACGACATCCAACGTCGCCGGCGCGCAATGGTGGCCGGCGTCCGTGTATGATTGGCGCGTGGCGACGCCTGAATATCTGGCGCAGCACTTCCAAGCCGCGCAATTCGCGTTCCGGCGTTACCAGAGCTTGGTCGGCGATGCGTACGGTGTGAGCTGGGAGCGCAATTACAATCTCTCCGACGAGCCCATCACCCGATATCCGGCGCGAGAGAACGACGCGATGCGGGCGCTGGTGGTTAATCAGCGCGACCTCGAACCGCGCGAGCACAATTTTCCCAAGCGCTACGTGCGCCAGTTCGACACCATGATGATCGAGACGCCGCTCTATTTGCGTCGCGTCGAGGCCGACGTCCGCATGGCGGGGGCCGAGATCGTGGTGGGCGGGTTCGAAAACGTCGCGCAAATCCAAGCGCTGCCCGAGCGGACGATCTTCAATTGCACGGGCCTAGGTGCGGGCGCACTGTTCGGCGATGCCGAGATCACGCCCGTGCGGGGCCAACTCGTGATCCTGCTGCCGCAGCCGGAGATCGACTACAACACGATCGCGCAGGAAGGCTACATGTTCGGTCGGCGCGACGGCATAGTGCTCGGCGGCACCTATGATCGCGGCGAGTGGTCTTTGGAGCCCGACCCGCAAGCGATCGCAGGCATCATCAGCGGCCACAAGAGCATCTTCGGCGCGATGCGCGCTTAG
- a CDS encoding chromate resistance protein ChrB domain-containing protein, which translates to MTDPRLQSILQDVIAGQRPSTWVTRERPKIDRIACPWAILRFIDANARILYAPTEDVFDVAEREHAVAFDIPGAPISHDGDLCSFDTLLRAFGLSDTALQRLALIVRGADTDRHELAPEAAGLHAISLGLSRNYGDDHALLAQGLVVYDALYAWATQPSVERHAWRPAV; encoded by the coding sequence ATGACGGACCCTCGCCTTCAATCCATTTTGCAGGACGTGATCGCGGGCCAGCGCCCGAGCACTTGGGTCACGCGCGAGCGCCCCAAGATCGATCGCATCGCCTGCCCCTGGGCGATCCTGCGCTTCATCGATGCGAACGCGCGTATTCTCTATGCGCCGACTGAGGATGTCTTCGATGTTGCGGAGCGCGAGCACGCGGTGGCGTTCGATATTCCGGGCGCACCCATCTCACACGATGGCGATCTGTGTAGCTTCGACACGCTTTTGCGCGCGTTCGGGTTGAGCGATACGGCGTTACAACGTCTGGCTCTGATCGTGCGCGGCGCGGATACGGATCGTCATGAGCTCGCGCCGGAAGCGGCTGGTTTGCACGCGATTTCGCTAGGGCTTTCCCGCAATTATGGCGACGACCACGCGCTCTTGGCGCAAGGGCTCGTCGTATATGACGCGCTCTACGCCTGGGCGACACAGCCCAGCGTCGAGCGCCATGCGTGGCGGCCTGCGGTGTAG